A genomic segment from Glycine soja cultivar W05 chromosome 20, ASM419377v2, whole genome shotgun sequence encodes:
- the LOC114401483 gene encoding ethylene-responsive transcription factor LEP-like encodes MENLPPLMCKNLIRKRTSRRSTMYLGVRKRPWGRYAAEIRNPYTKERRWLGTFDTAEEAAIAYDLSSIKICGINARTNFHYPFVSLPPPPMSLPPPPPPPTPELDPSVEVCPEMNAAYDGDDESLVIASILQSFSNTGNCSF; translated from the coding sequence ATGGAAAACCTTCCACCATTGATGTGCAAAAACCTCATTAGAAAAAGAACCTCTAGGCGATCTACAATGTATCTTGGTGTGAGAAAAAGGCCATGGGGAAGATACGCTGCTGAGATTAGGAACCCATATACCAAAGAGAGACGCTGGCTAGGCACATTTGACACTGCTGAAGAGGCTGCTATAGCTTATGATCTTTCATCTATCAAGATTTGTGGCATTAATGCTCGAACTAATTTTCACTACCCTTTTGTGTCTCTTCCACCACCTCCTATGTCGTTGCCTCCTCCACCGCCACCGCCGACCCCGGAGTTGGATCCAAGTGTTGAAGTTTGTCCAGAGATGAATGCTGCTTACGATGGCGATGATGAATCTCTGGTCATTGCTTCCATTTTGCAAAGTTTTTCTAATACTGGTAACtgttcattttag
- the LOC114402655 gene encoding laccase-15-like: MKMARGKNLFLQILWCFSLIGLSSQAQNYTFVVREAKYTRLCSTKSILTVNGEFPGPTIRANRGDTIFIDVYNKGNFNITLHWHGVKQPRNPWTDGPSYITQCPIQPGRKFTQRLIFTFEEGTIWWHAHSEWLRATVYGAIHIYPNKNNPYPFPQPDAEIPIIFGEWWTSDVNEVFRQSMETGGAPNVSDALTINGQPGDLFPCSSPETFKLNVEQGKTYHLRVINAALNLILFFSVSQHNLTVVGADAVYTRPLTREYICISPGQAMDVLLHANQDPGHYYLAAAAYSSGVGVAFDNTTTTARVEYSGNYTPPSSPSLPNLPNFNDTRAALNFITNLRGLPERAPSHVPTNITTQIVTTISVNTLPCPNGRNDCQGLNGTIFSASMNNISFRIPTIDILKAYYYHINGVYEPGFPTFPPFIFNFTGDFLPITLNTPKQGTRVNVLNYGATVEIVFQGTNLVGGIDHPIHLHGYSFHVVGYGLGNFNQSVDPMNFNLVDPPYLNTVIVPINGWAAIRFEAVNPGVWFMHCHLERHQSWGMETVFIVKDGESENLRLPPPPPDMPPC, encoded by the exons atgaaaatgGCGCGTGGCAAGAATCTGTTCCTCCAAATTCTGTGGTGTTTTTCCTTGATCGGTCTTAGTTCCCAAGCACAGAATTACACTTTTGTT GTGAGAGAGGCCAAGTATACAAGACTCTGCTCCACAAAAAGCATATTGACTGTGAATGGAGAATTTCCCGGACCAACTATTAGAGCCAACAGAGGAGACACAATTTTTATAGATGTTTACAACAAGGGCAACTTCAATATTACTTTACACTG GCATGGGGTGAAGCAGCCAAGGAATCCATGGACAGATGGCCCTTCATACATCACTCAGTGCCCAATCCAACCTGGAAGGAAATTCACACAGAGGTTGATTTTTACTTTCGAGGAAGGGACCATATGGTGGCATGCTCATAGTGAATGGTTAAGAGCCACTGTCTATGGTGCTATCCACATATATCCAAATAAGAATAATCCCTACCCTTTTCCCCAACCCGATGCAGAGATTCCCATCATATTTG GAGAATGGTGGACGAGTGACGTCAACGAGGTCTTCAGACAATCTATGGAAACTGGAGGAGCCCCAAACGTATCTGATGCTCTCACTATAAATGGTCAACCTGGGGATCTGTTCCCTTGCTCAAGTCCAG AAACGTTCAAGCTAAATGTAGAGCAAGGCAAGACTTATCATCTCCGGGTTATCAACGCGGCACTGAATCtcattctcttcttctctgTTTCCCAACACAACCTCACTGTTGTTGGTGCTGATGCTGTGTACACAAGGCCACTGACAAGGGAATACATTTGCATATCACCGGGACAAGCAATGGATGTGTTGTTGCATGCCAACCAAGATCCTGGTCACTATTATCTGGCTGCAGCGGCATATTCAAGTGGTGTTGGTGTTGCCTTTGATAACACCACAACCACTGCTAGAGTTGAGTACAGTGGCAATTACACTCCACCTTCATCTCCTTCATTGCCTAACCTTCCCAACTTCAACGACACGCGTGCGGCGTTGAACTTCATTACAAACTTGAGAGGCTTACCTGAGAGAGCCCCCAGCCATGTCCCAACAAACATCACAACTCAAATAGTAACCACTATTTCAGTTAACACTTTGCCATGCCCTAATGGCAGAAACGACTGCCAGGGGCTAAATGGAACCATTTTCTCTGCTAGCATGAACAACATAAGCTTTCGAATCCCCACCATTGACATACTAAAAGCCTATTACTACCATATCAACGGGGTATACGAACCTGGATTTCCAACATTTCCACCGTTTATATTTAACTTCACTGGGGATTTTTTGCCTATAACACTGAATACACCAAAGCAAGGGACTAGGGTTAATGTGCTGAACTATGGTGCAACAGTTGAAATTGTTTTCCAAGGGACAAACCTTGTTGGCGGGATAGACCATCCCATCCATCTCCATGGCTACAGTTTCCATGTTGTTGGATATGGGCTAGGCAATTTTAACCAAAGCGTGGATCCCATGAATTTCAATCTCGTTGATCCTCCTTATTTGAATACAGTGATAGTGCCTATAAATGGCTGGGCTGCCATTAGGTTCGAGGCTGTAAACCCTG GAGTATGGTTTATGCACTGCCATCTAGAACGCCACCAATCTTGGGGTATGGAGACAGTTTTTATTGTGAAGGATGGAGAGTCTGAAAATCTAAGATTGCCACCACCACCGCCAGACATGCCCCCATgttga
- the LOC114402656 gene encoding laccase-15-like encodes MSFGKKLFLQILWWFSLIGLSSQRRSHYSFVVREANYTRLGSTKSILTVNGNFPGPTIKVHRGETIFVNVYNKGNYNITLHWHGVKQPRNPWTDGPAYITQCPIQPGRRFRQKLIFSTEEGTIWWHAHSDWSRATIHGAIFVYPTKNTPYPFPKPHAEIPIIFGEWWKSDINEVFTQFIESGGGPNISDALTINGQPGDLYPCSMAETFEFHVEQGRTYLLRVVNAAMNLILFFSVSKHNLTVVGADGMLTKPLAREYICISPGQTMDVLLHANQEPNHYYLAARAYSSGVGVAFDNTTTTARVKYSGNYTPRSSPSLPNLPNFNDTRAALDFITSLRGLSERYPRQVPTNITTQIVTTISVNTLPCPNNGRTCQGPNGTIFAASMNNISFDTPNVDILKAYYYHINGVYKPGFPRFPPFIFNFTGDFLPVTLNIPKQGTRVNVLNYGATVEIVFQGTNVVAGIDHPMHLHGFSFHVVGYGLGNFNQSKDPLNFNLVDPPYLNTVIVPVNGWAAIRFVATNPGVWFMHCHLERHQAWGMETVFIVKNGKASNETLPPPPPDMPSC; translated from the exons atgtCGTTTGGCAAGAAACTGTTCCTCCAAATTCTGTGGTGGTTTTCCTTGATCGGTCTTAGTTCCCAAAGACGGAGTCATTACAGTTTTGTT GTGAGAGAGGCCAATTATACAAGACTCGGTTCAACAAAAAGCATATTGACAGTGAATGGGAATTTTCCAGGACCAACTATCAAAGTCCACAGAGGAGAAACAATCTTTGTTAATGTTTATAACAAGGGCAACTACAATATCACTTTGCACTG GCATGGAGTGAAGCAGCCAAGGAATCCATGGACAGATGGTCCTGCATACATCACTCAGTGCCCCATACAACCTGGAAGGAGATTCAGACAGAAGTTGATTTTTTCTACAGAGGAAGGGACCATATGGTGGCATGCTCATAGTGACTGGTCAAGAGCCACTATTCATGGGGCTATCTTTGTCTATCCAACCAAGAATACACCCTACCCTTTTCCCAAACCTCATGCAGAGATTCCCATCATATTTG GAGAATGGTGGAAGAGTGATATCAATGAGGTGTTCACACAATTTATTGAATCTGGAGGAGGCCCAAATATATCTGATGCTCTCACGATAAATGGTCAACCTGGGGATTTGTACCCTTGCTCAATGGCAG aAACGTTCGAGTTTCATGTAGAGCAAGGCAGGACTTATCTTCTCCGTGTTGTCAATGCGGCAATGAATCtcattctcttcttctctgTTTCAAAACACAACCTCACTGTTGTTGGTGCTGATGGTATGTTAACCAAGCCATTGGCAAGGGAATACATTTGCATATCACCGGGACAAACAATGGATGTGTTATTGCATGCCAACCAAGAACCTAATCATTACTATCTTGCTGCAAGAGCATATTCAAGTGGTGTTGGTGTTGCCTTTGATAACACCACAACCACTGCTAGAGTAAAGTACAGTGGAAACTACACTCCACGTTCATCTCCTTCATTGCCTAACCTTCCCAACTTTAACGACACGCGTGCTGCGTTGGACTTCATTACAAGCTTGAGAGGCTTATCTGAGAGATACCCTCGCCAGGTCCCAACAAACATCACAACTCAAATAGTGACCACTATTTCAGTTAACACTTTGCCATGCCCTAATAATGGCAGAACCTGCCAGGGACCAAATGGAACCATTTTCGCTGCTAGCATGAACAACATAAGTTTTGACACCCCCAACGTTGACATACTAAAAGCCTATTACTACCATATCAACGGGGTTTACAAACCGGGATTTCCAAGATTTCCACCCTTTATATTTAACTTCACTGGGGATTTTTTGCCTGTAACATTGAATATACCAAAGCAAGGGACTAGGGTTAATGTGTTGAATTATGGTGCAACGGTTGAAATTGTTTTCCAAGGGACAAACGTTGTTGCAGGGATAGACCATCCTATGCATCTCCATGGGTTCAGTTTCCATGTTGTAGGATATGGTTTAGGCAATTTTAACCAAAGCAAGGACCCCTTGAATTTCAATCTTGTTGATCCTCCTTATTTGAACACAGTGATTGTCCCTGTAAATGGTTGGGCTGCTATTAGGTTTGTGGCTACCAACCCTG GAGTATGGTTCATGCACTGTCATCTAGAGCGCCACCAAGCTTGGGGCATGGAGACGGTGTTTATTGTGAAGAATGGAAAGGCTTCAAATGAAACATTACCACCACCACCGCCAGATATGCCCTCTTGTTGA